From a region of the Podospora pseudopauciseta strain CBS 411.78 chromosome 7 map unlocalized CBS411.78m_7, whole genome shotgun sequence genome:
- the PTM1 gene encoding Membrane protein ptm1 (EggNog:ENOG503NXD6; COG:U; BUSCO:EOG092625OH): MRGWASTLFLLASSTWTAKALEIALDQTDENRQRCAGMYDKQAWGGPVDPFILVKFTDVGKDSGPDPITSLLIVEWKDTDYIGVGQEGGGREAICRPKDVEMGYCKEAQLGEFILAPNATEKSENLILTKAVHLKKASPINYPITKTGYYCVITDQFTDNDYEAIVEFRNAYGELPATQIPKLPFYGGITILYALVLVYWGFLYYQHRTDILAVQNYITAILIFLVVEMLMTWGFYDYLNRHGSNLGSKILLVVVAVLNAARNSFSFFLLLIVCMGYGVVKPTLGKTMIYVRWLAIAHFVFGIVYAVTSLVITPDNAGPFVLLIVFPLAGTLTAFYVWTLNSLNFTLKDLRERKQHVKETMYKKLWWGILISIIVIFAFFFFNSFTFASASDPDFVPFHWKSRWFILDGWLNIVYFADVAWIAYVWRPTANNKRFAMSDEIAQEDDGTFEIANLDIGNPDESDDEDEEQRIGKNQQQQERGFAGASVAGGVLHPPQQSGVASSSSGQGQQQQRKASPERDSFDGETIFAVGEDGDKFSSDDEDDDSEEEAKLVRGRK, from the exons atgaGGGGTTGGGCATCCACTTTATTCCTACTGGCGTCGTCCACATGGACTGCCAAGGCATTGGAGATCGCATTG GACCAGACAGACGAAAACAGGCAACGATGTGCCGGCATGTACGATAAGCAAGCCTGGGGCGGCCCCGTCGACCCCTTTATCCTCGTCAAGTTCACCGACGTCGGCAAGGACTCGGGACCCGATCCAATCACCAGTCTCCTGATTGTGGAATGGAAGGACACAGACTACATCGGCGTGGGACAAGAGGGTGGCGGTAGGGAAGCCATCTGCCGGCCGAAGGATGTCGAGATGGGATACTGCAAGGAGGCCCAGCTGGGTGAATTCATTCTCGCGCCAAACGCTACCGAAAAGTCCGAAAACTTGATCCTCACCAAGGCCGTCCACCTCAAGAAAGCGAGCCCGATTAACTACCCCATCACTAAGACTGGTTACTACTGCGTCATTACCGATCAGTTTACCGACAATGATTACGAGGCTATCGTGGAGTTTAGAAACGCATATGGAGAGCTCCCGGCCACACAGATCCCGAAACTGCCGTTTTATGGAGGAATAACGATCCTCTATgcgctggtgttggtgtacTGGGGCTTTCTCTACTATCAGCATCGCACCGATATCTTGGCTGTGCAGAACTATATTACAGcaatcctcatcttcctcgtcgtgGAGATGTTGATGACATGGGGATTCTATG ACTATCTCAACAGACATGGGTCAAATCTTGGGTCCAAGATCTTGCTGGTCGTGGTTGCCGTCTTGAACGCTGCGCGCAACTCGTTTTCGTTCTTTCTGCTCCTGATCGTCTGCATGGGTTATGGTGTCGTCAAGCCCACACTCGGCAAGACCATGATCTATGTCCGCTGGCTCGCCATTGCGCACTTTGTCTTTGGCATTGTCTATGCGGTGACAAGTTTAGTCATAACACCCGATAACGCCG GCCCCTTCGTACTCCTGATTGTCTTTCCCCTGGCCGGCACTCTCACAGCCTTCTACGTCTGGACCCTCAACTCGCTCAACTTCACCCTCAAGGACCTCCGCGAGCGCAAGCAGCACGTCAAGGAGACCATGTACAAGAAGCTGTGGTGGGGCATACTGATCTCCATCATTGTCATctttgccttcttcttcttcaactccttcACCTTTGCCTCGGCCAGCGACCCGGATTTTGTGCCCTTCCACTGGAAGAGCAGGTGGTTCATTCTCGACGGCTGGCTTAATATTGTTTACTTTGCCGACGTGGCCTGGATCGCCTATGTCTGGAGGCCGACGGCGAACAACAAGCGCTTCGCCATGAGTGACGAGATTGCGCAGGAGGACGACGGGACGTTTGAGATTGCCAATCTTGATATTGGGAATCCGGATGAgagcgatgatgaggatgaggagcagAGGATTGGGAagaaccagcagcagcaggagagaGGGTTTGCTGGGGCGAgtgtggctggtggtgtgttGCATCCACCTCAGCAGAGTGGGGttgcttcttcgtcttctgggcaggggcagcagcagcagaggaagGCCAGTCCGGAAAGGGACTCGTTTGATGGGGAGACGATTTTtgcggttggggaggatggggataaGTTTtcgagtgatgatgaggatgatgatagtgaggaggaggctaagttggtgagggggaggaaataG
- the cyp8 gene encoding cyclophilin peptidyl-prolyl cis-trans isomerase Cyp8 (COG:O; EggNog:ENOG503NUAM), translating into MGKGTDKLYITHSEWSSADAYGASVGANAGSRAQRTGAHASFKRLPFNFCAASLQPFKNPVCTADGTIFDVEVISAWLEKKGTNPIDGKPLSAKDLIKLNFARNADTNDSNDRNGIPTDGKGDFIDPVTFKVFTDNTHIVAIRHGNYANVFAWETVERMNIKPKMWRDLVDDAEFGRKDIITLQDPQNAASRDLSQFKHIQDGEEAALTPEQAETRKESGINIDALGRIGDKVLRAKEAVARAREARQSASDINQSASSKILTKYSSSTTTPRQSLIQEKQKPSNSAIYTTGAAAASFTSTGLTPSTSGSLALLSEEEYLLKPRRLSNSKHPAYVRISTTLGDLTLELLPEFAPKAVWNFLRLSQKGYYNNTLFHRNIKNFMIQGGDPTGTGRGGTSIWKKTFNDELEGPLKHDKRGVVSMANKGKNTNSSQFFITYREARHLDRKHTVFGRVVDSEGTLAKMEGARVGEDSRPLEEIKIKEVVVLVDCFEEFLREKGEKEREEEKKKEVERKGGTEDDRTTWTGKRLRGEEGGGGKGGVGKYLKEVKGQKQEGEGEGETYTWDEPVKKKTRVGGGGFGNFDGW; encoded by the coding sequence ATGGGTAAAGGAACGGACAAGCTATATATCACCCATTCCGAGTGGTCATCCGCCGATGCCTACGGCGCCAGTGTCGGCGCAAATGCAGGATCACGCGCGCAACGAACTGGAGCGCATGCGAGCTTCAAGCGCCTTCCCTTCAACTTTTGCGCCGCCAGTCTCCAACCCTTCAAGAACCCAGTTTGCACCGCCGACGGCACCATCTTCGACGTCGAAGTCATCAGCGCCTGGctcgaaaagaaaggaacGAACCCCATCGACGGCAAACCACTCTCCGCCAAGGACCTGATCAAGCTCAACTTTGCGCGCAACGCCGACACCAACGACAGCAACGATCGCAATGGCATCCCCACCGACGGCAAAGGCGACTTCATCGACCCCGTCACCTTCAAGGTCTTCACCGACAACACCCACATCGTTGCGATCCGCCACGGCAATTACGCCAACGTTTTTGCGTGGGAAACCGTCGAGCGGATGAACATCAAGCCCAAAATGTGGCGCGACCTCGTCGACGACGCCGAGTTCGGTCGCAaagacatcatcaccttgCAAGACCCCCAAAACGCCGCCAGCCGTGACCTCAGCCAGTTTAAACATATTCAAGACGGTGAGGAAGCCGCACTCACACCAGAACAAGCCGAAACCCGCAAGGAAAGCGGCATCAACATCGACGCCCTGGGAAGGATAGGGGATAAAGTCCTCCGCGCAAAAGAAGCCGTCGCCCGCGCCCGTGAGGCTCGCCAGTCGGCATCAGACATCAACCAATCTGCCTCTTCCAAAATCCTCACCAAATattcttcctccaccaccaccccgcgCCAATCCCTCAtccaagaaaaacaaaaaccctCCAACTCGGCAATCtacaccaccggcgccgccgccgcctccttcacctccactGGCCTCACCCCTTCCACTTCCGGCTCGCTAGCCCTCCTCTCAGAAGAAGAAtacctcctcaaaccccgCCGCCTCTCCAACAGTAAACACCCCGCCTACGTCCGCATTTCCACCACCTTGGGGGACCTAACCCTAGAACTCCTCCCCGAATTCGCTCCCAAAGCCGTCTGGAACTTTTTGCGCTTATCCCAGAAAGGATACTACAATAACACCCTTTTTCATAGAAACATCAAAAATTTCATGATCCAAGGTGGTGATCCCACTGGTAcggggagaggtgggacGAGTATATGGAAGAAGACGTTTAATGATGAGCTGGAGGGTCCGTTGAAGCATGATAAACGCGGGGTGGTGAGCATGGCGAATAAGGGGAAGAACACGAACAGCAGTCAGTTTTTTATCACGTATCGGGAGGCGAGGCATTTGGACAGGAAGCACACCgtttttgggagggtggttgatTCGGAGGGGACACTAGCAAAAATGGAgggggcgagggtgggggaggatagTAGGCCtttggaggagatcaagatcaaggaggtggtggtattGGTGGATTGTTTTGAGGAGTTTTTGAGGGAGaaaggggagaaggagagggaggaggagaagaagaaggaggtggagaggaagggggggacgGAGGATGATAGGACTACTTGGacggggaagaggttgaggggggaggagggggggggtgggaaggggggggtgggcaaGTATTtgaaggaggtgaagggACAGAAacaagagggggagggggaaggggagacaTATACTTGGGATGAaccggtgaagaagaagacgagggtggggggagggggatttgggaATTTTGATGGGTGGTGA